In the genome of Candidatus Moraniibacteriota bacterium, one region contains:
- a CDS encoding DUF4145 domain-containing protein — protein MRKIEYDKTKDEEYDLACIKCDGETCHKVLFSVNVLESEDEISVSRYYEIIICQGCKEVSFRTTSSCSEDMSYDPETGEVYYDEDIKLYPSRIAGRKQVKDMYLLPDGVLKIYKETHGALCGRLGILAGIGIRALVESVCREKEARGANLENKIDDLVTKGVLTQDSAETLHSTRLLGNNSAHETIAASDEELDIAMDIVENLIKTVYVIPQKAKRLNKK, from the coding sequence ATGCGCAAGATTGAGTATGATAAAACCAAAGACGAAGAATACGATCTCGCTTGCATAAAGTGCGACGGCGAGACTTGTCATAAAGTTTTATTTTCCGTGAATGTCTTGGAATCAGAAGACGAAATTTCCGTTTCGCGTTATTACGAAATAATTATTTGTCAGGGTTGCAAAGAGGTTTCTTTCCGCACAACTTCTTCTTGTTCTGAAGATATGAGCTATGACCCAGAAACTGGCGAAGTTTATTATGATGAGGATATAAAACTATATCCAAGCAGAATTGCTGGCAGAAAACAAGTTAAAGACATGTATTTGCTGCCAGATGGGGTTTTGAAAATTTATAAAGAAACTCATGGGGCTTTATGTGGTCGGCTAGGTATTCTTGCTGGAATAGGGATAAGAGCTTTGGTTGAATCTGTGTGCAGAGAAAAAGAAGCACGAGGTGCCAATTTGGAAAACAAGATTGATGATTTGGTTACCAAGGGCGTACTAACTCAAGACAGCGCAGAAACCTTACACAGCACAAGACTGCTAGGCAATAATTCGGCACACGAAACAATCGCCGCAAGTGATGAGGAGCTTGATATCGCAATGGATATTGTTGAAAACCTCATCAAAACTGTTTATGTAATTCCGCAAAAGGCAAAGCGTTTGAATAAGAAATAA